From Micromonospora rifamycinica, a single genomic window includes:
- a CDS encoding class I SAM-dependent methyltransferase — translation MTVSDPQTHVFAMRMWKSLLATQELLSAYLGVKLGLYEALAAAPGPMTPDELARAADVAPRYAREWLEQQAVCGIVETDDVRAPADRRTYRLPAGHAAVLTVSDDPMSLASLAVLPLGGVAAALPELVAAYRSGAGVPDDVFGVDWRDGHSGANRALFAHQLAGWIAEQVPDVHARLGTPGRRIADVACGTGWSSIALARAYPHAEVTGLDLDGAALRQAERHAADAGVADRVRFACRDAADPQLAGGYDLVCLFDALHEVSQPVAVLRACRQLRAADGAVLVMDAKVAPAFTAPGDDVERFQYGTSVLHCLPASRTGEDSTGTGTVLRPGMVRELATRAGFSGMTILAVTDRFHRLYRLTG, via the coding sequence ATGACAGTGTCTGACCCGCAGACACACGTGTTCGCGATGAGAATGTGGAAGTCTCTCCTCGCCACGCAGGAACTCCTCTCGGCGTACCTGGGGGTCAAGCTCGGGTTGTACGAGGCGTTGGCCGCCGCGCCGGGGCCGATGACCCCGGACGAGCTGGCCCGCGCCGCCGACGTCGCCCCCCGGTACGCCCGGGAGTGGCTGGAGCAGCAGGCCGTCTGCGGCATCGTGGAGACCGACGACGTGCGGGCACCGGCCGACCGCCGTACCTACCGGCTGCCCGCCGGGCACGCCGCCGTCCTCACGGTCTCGGACGACCCGATGTCCCTGGCCTCCCTCGCCGTGCTGCCCCTCGGCGGCGTCGCCGCCGCCCTACCGGAACTCGTGGCCGCCTACCGCAGCGGCGCGGGTGTGCCCGACGACGTGTTCGGCGTCGACTGGCGCGACGGCCACTCCGGCGCCAACCGGGCACTCTTCGCCCACCAGCTCGCCGGCTGGATCGCCGAGCAGGTGCCGGACGTGCACGCCCGGCTCGGCACGCCCGGCCGGCGCATCGCCGACGTCGCCTGCGGCACCGGCTGGTCGAGCATCGCGCTCGCGCGGGCGTATCCGCACGCCGAGGTGACCGGCCTGGACCTCGACGGGGCCGCGCTGCGGCAGGCCGAGCGGCATGCCGCCGACGCGGGTGTGGCCGACCGGGTCCGCTTCGCCTGCCGGGACGCCGCCGACCCCCAGCTGGCCGGCGGCTACGACCTGGTGTGCCTCTTCGACGCACTGCACGAGGTGTCGCAACCGGTCGCCGTGCTCCGGGCCTGCCGGCAGTTGCGGGCCGCCGACGGGGCCGTGCTCGTGATGGACGCCAAGGTCGCGCCGGCCTTCACGGCCCCCGGCGACGACGTGGAACGCTTCCAGTACGGCACCAGCGTGCTGCACTGCCTGCCGGCGAGCCGCACCGGCGAGGACTCCACGGGCACCGGCACGGTGCTGCGTCCCGGGATGGTGCGCGAGCTGGCCACCCGGGCGGGCTTCTCGGGGATGACGATCCTCGCCGTCACCGACCGCTTCCACCGGCTCTACCGGCTGACCGGCTGA
- a CDS encoding acyl-CoA dehydrogenase family protein, with product MTTWQLVHDLLPEVAKHADEVERLRGLPDPLYDGLRAAGCLRMLAPVAHGGAGLSVPDTLRVIETLGTADGSVAWLVGQVALSQLIIGCAAEETVATIFADGPDVYAAGSVAPKGRATEVEGGWRVSGQWPFVTGCERADWVYLNCVLVRGRAVAMADGRPATRIMLLPAADVTVVDTWHTLGLRGTGSHDLAVSGGFCPDERAVTLAPGTAGADRAAMSIAQSSLIIAAAATGIAEGALRDVVELAAGGKRPALSATRLASSTTFQERLGEARMVAQAGRALLYDQAGQEWGAVAGPDAAVRRAQVRAAAAQATALAVRATDTAFELAGGTAVYDASPLSRRLRDANTARQHFVASRHSYTAFGAHLVGEGGDGGPL from the coding sequence ATGACGACGTGGCAACTGGTCCATGATCTTCTTCCGGAGGTCGCCAAACACGCCGACGAGGTGGAGCGGCTCCGCGGGCTCCCGGACCCGCTGTACGACGGGCTGCGGGCGGCGGGGTGCCTGCGCATGCTCGCGCCGGTGGCGCACGGCGGCGCCGGTCTCAGCGTGCCGGACACGCTGCGGGTCATCGAGACCCTGGGCACGGCGGACGGCTCGGTCGCCTGGCTGGTCGGCCAGGTCGCGTTGTCCCAGCTCATCATCGGCTGCGCGGCGGAGGAGACGGTCGCGACGATCTTCGCCGACGGGCCGGACGTCTACGCGGCCGGCTCGGTGGCGCCCAAGGGCAGGGCCACCGAGGTCGAGGGCGGATGGCGGGTCTCCGGTCAGTGGCCCTTCGTCACCGGCTGCGAGCGCGCCGACTGGGTCTATCTGAACTGCGTCCTGGTCCGGGGGCGCGCGGTGGCGATGGCCGACGGCCGGCCCGCCACCCGGATCATGTTGCTGCCCGCCGCGGACGTGACAGTCGTCGACACCTGGCACACCCTGGGCCTGCGCGGCACGGGCAGCCACGATCTGGCCGTCTCCGGCGGCTTCTGCCCCGACGAGCGGGCGGTGACGCTGGCGCCCGGGACGGCGGGCGCGGACCGGGCGGCGATGAGCATCGCGCAGTCCAGCCTCATCATCGCCGCGGCCGCGACGGGCATCGCCGAGGGGGCGCTGCGGGACGTCGTGGAGTTGGCGGCCGGCGGTAAGCGGCCGGCGCTCAGCGCCACGCGGCTCGCCTCCTCGACCACCTTCCAGGAGCGGCTGGGCGAGGCCCGGATGGTGGCGCAGGCGGGCCGGGCGCTGCTCTACGACCAGGCCGGACAGGAGTGGGGCGCGGTCGCGGGCCCGGACGCGGCGGTGCGGCGGGCACAGGTCCGGGCGGCGGCCGCGCAGGCGACCGCGCTGGCGGTACGGGCGACCGACACGGCCTTCGAGCTGGCCGGCGGGACGGCGGTGTACGACGCGTCTCCCCTGTCCCGGCGGCTGCGTGACGCCAACACCGCTCGGCAGCACTTCGTGGCCAGTCGCCACTCGTACACGGCCTTCGGCGCGCACCTGGTCGGCGAGGGCGGCGACGGCGGTCCGCTGTGA